One Streptomyces sp. NBC_00554 DNA segment encodes these proteins:
- a CDS encoding serine hydrolase domain-containing protein, giving the protein MTTPQEELLPATRRALLHRIAVAQAEGRAPSLVASVVRAGETVWTGARTSVDGHGPDENVQYRIGSITKTFTAVLVLRLRDEGVLDLGDPLEKHLPGTGAGEATIAELLAHTAGLAAESPAPWWERTPGSLRPELADVLGERPFRHPVGRRHHYSNPGYTLLGALVEELRGAPWEEVLRREVLEPLGLSRTSGRPVAPHAGGWAVHPWADVMLPEPAEDLGRMAPAGQLWSTTGDLARFAVFLVQGDDRVLSAESVREMRTPAAPPETADLAAGSAYGLGMQIVHRDGRTLAGHSGSLPGFLASLMFGVEDDVAAVVLANCTSGLPVLTIATDLVRIVAEAEPRIPEPWRPLPEVDRAVLELAGQWYWGTYAFGLRLVADGGVSLEPLTGMGRGAHFRANGDGTWTGLDGYYAGELLRALRRPDGSLSHLDLGSFTFTRQPYDEGAPVPGGVDPDGWRGFR; this is encoded by the coding sequence ATGACGACACCTCAGGAAGAGTTGCTTCCCGCCACGCGCCGGGCTCTGCTGCACCGTATCGCCGTCGCTCAGGCCGAAGGACGGGCGCCGTCGCTGGTCGCTTCGGTGGTCCGAGCCGGAGAGACGGTCTGGACCGGAGCGCGGACCTCGGTGGACGGGCATGGGCCGGACGAGAACGTGCAGTACCGGATCGGTTCCATCACCAAGACCTTCACCGCCGTACTGGTGCTGAGGCTGCGTGACGAGGGAGTGCTGGATCTCGGCGACCCCCTGGAGAAGCATCTGCCGGGCACCGGCGCGGGGGAGGCCACCATTGCCGAACTGCTCGCGCACACGGCGGGGTTGGCCGCCGAGTCGCCCGCTCCCTGGTGGGAGCGCACGCCTGGCTCACTGCGCCCCGAACTGGCCGACGTGCTGGGCGAGCGGCCCTTCCGGCATCCGGTCGGGCGACGGCACCACTACTCGAACCCCGGTTACACGCTGCTGGGAGCGCTGGTCGAGGAACTGCGGGGCGCCCCCTGGGAAGAGGTGCTGCGGCGGGAGGTGCTCGAGCCGCTCGGACTCAGCCGTACCAGCGGGCGACCGGTGGCGCCGCACGCGGGCGGGTGGGCCGTCCATCCCTGGGCGGACGTGATGTTGCCGGAGCCGGCTGAGGACCTTGGCCGTATGGCGCCTGCCGGACAACTCTGGTCCACCACTGGGGATTTGGCGCGCTTCGCGGTCTTCCTCGTCCAGGGTGACGACCGGGTGCTGAGTGCGGAGTCCGTACGGGAGATGCGGACGCCCGCCGCGCCGCCCGAGACGGCGGACCTGGCCGCAGGTTCCGCGTACGGCCTGGGTATGCAGATCGTGCATCGTGACGGACGGACCCTTGCCGGACATTCCGGTTCCCTGCCGGGCTTCCTCGCCAGTTTGATGTTCGGGGTGGAGGACGACGTGGCGGCGGTGGTGCTGGCCAACTGCACCTCGGGACTGCCCGTGTTGACCATTGCCACAGACCTTGTACGGATCGTGGCGGAGGCCGAACCCCGGATCCCTGAGCCCTGGCGTCCGCTGCCCGAAGTGGACCGGGCTGTACTGGAGTTGGCGGGACAGTGGTACTGGGGGACTTACGCCTTCGGGCTGCGGCTGGTGGCCGACGGGGGTGTTTCGCTCGAGCCGTTGACCGGCATGGGTCGGGGCGCACACTTCCGGGCGAACGGCGACGGTACCTGGACGGGACTCGACGGCTACTACGCCGGAGAGCTTCTACGGGCCCTTCGGCGCCCTGACGGCTCCCTGAGCCACCTCGACCTCGGGTCGTTCACCTTCACGCGTCAGCCGTACGACGAGGGGGCTCCTGTGCCGGGTGGGGTGGACCCCGACGGCTGGCGAGGGTTCCGGTAG
- a CDS encoding GNAT family N-acetyltransferase, producing MGDLEIRAAVSDDVPAIVAMLADDPLGAERESPDDLTPYLAALARLSGDANQHVVVAVRSGRVVGTLQLTVIPGLSRKGATRSIIEGVRVHADERGGGLGTRLIEWAIDESRRQDCQLVQLTSDVTRTDAHRFYERLGFTASHVGFKLPL from the coding sequence ATGGGAGATCTTGAAATACGAGCTGCCGTCTCGGACGACGTCCCCGCCATCGTCGCGATGCTCGCGGACGACCCGCTGGGCGCCGAGCGGGAGTCACCGGACGACCTCACCCCGTATCTCGCCGCCCTGGCACGCCTCAGCGGCGACGCGAACCAGCACGTCGTCGTCGCGGTGCGCAGCGGCCGCGTCGTCGGCACGCTTCAGCTCACGGTGATTCCCGGACTGTCCCGCAAGGGAGCGACCCGCTCGATCATCGAAGGCGTACGCGTCCACGCCGACGAACGTGGCGGCGGCCTCGGCACCCGGCTCATCGAGTGGGCGATCGACGAATCCCGGCGCCAGGACTGCCAGTTGGTCCAGCTGACCTCCGACGTCACGCGTACCGACGCACACCGCTTCTACGAGCGACTCGGCTTCACCGCCTCACACGTGGGCTTCAAACTGCCGCTCTGA
- a CDS encoding MarR family winged helix-turn-helix transcriptional regulator: protein MTATDPALTALAQGWCALSLLHGRIEAHIERALQVKHGLSVREYSLLDVLSRQHDGDGGHLQMKQVADAVVLSQSATTRLVTRLEDRGLLARYLCPTDRRGIYTNVSEAGLTLLEEARPTNDAALREALDEAARNPELAPLVRVVESASVPA, encoded by the coding sequence ATGACAGCCACGGACCCCGCGCTCACCGCCCTCGCACAGGGCTGGTGCGCTCTCTCCCTGCTGCACGGGAGGATCGAGGCCCACATCGAGCGCGCCCTGCAGGTCAAGCACGGCCTGAGCGTGCGGGAGTACTCCCTGCTCGACGTGCTCAGCCGGCAGCACGACGGCGACGGCGGTCATCTGCAGATGAAGCAGGTCGCGGATGCGGTCGTTCTGAGTCAGAGCGCCACCACCCGGCTCGTCACCCGGCTCGAGGACCGCGGCCTGCTCGCGCGCTACCTGTGCCCGACCGATCGCCGTGGCATCTACACGAACGTCAGCGAGGCAGGCCTCACGCTCCTCGAAGAGGCGCGGCCCACCAATGACGCCGCCTTGCGCGAGGCGCTCGACGAGGCGGCCAGGAACCCCGAGCTGGCCCCACTGGTCAGGGTCGTGGAATCGGCGAGCGTGCCCGCGTAG
- the dnaB gene encoding replicative DNA helicase, translating to MSISEPLDDPWAADSGPSDRLPPSRQRRDGGRSRDEQHDRDRDSGSWEGGGSAFERVPPQDLDAEQSVLGGMLLSKDAIADVVEVLKGHDFYRPAHETIFQAILDLYAKGEPADPITVAAELTKRGEITKVGGAPYLHTLVQTVPTAANAEYYAEIVHERAVLRRLVEAGTRITQMGYAADGDVDEIVNSAQAEIYAVTEQRTTEDYLPLGDIMEGALDEIEAIGSRSGEMTGVPTGFTDLDSLTNGLHPGQMIIIAARPAMGKSTLALDFARACSIKHNMPSVIFSLEMGRNEIAMRLLSAEARVALHHMRSGTMTDEDWTRLARRMPDVSAAPLYIDDSPNLSMMEIRAKCRRLKQRADLKLVVIDYLQLMQSGGKRSESRQQEVSDMSRNLKLLAKELELPVIALSQLNRGPEQRTDKKPMVSDLRESGSIEQDADMVILLHREDAYEKESPRAGEADIIVGKHRNGPTATITVAFQGHYSRFVDMAQT from the coding sequence CACGCCAGCGCCGAGACGGTGGCCGGAGCCGCGACGAGCAGCACGACCGCGACCGGGACAGCGGTTCATGGGAAGGCGGAGGTTCGGCCTTCGAGCGCGTACCGCCGCAGGACCTGGACGCCGAGCAGTCGGTTCTCGGCGGCATGCTCCTCTCCAAGGACGCCATCGCCGATGTCGTGGAGGTTCTCAAGGGCCACGACTTCTACCGCCCGGCGCACGAAACGATCTTCCAGGCGATCCTCGACCTGTATGCGAAGGGTGAGCCCGCCGACCCCATCACGGTCGCGGCCGAGCTCACCAAACGGGGTGAGATCACCAAGGTCGGTGGCGCACCGTATCTGCACACCCTGGTGCAGACGGTCCCGACCGCGGCGAACGCCGAGTACTACGCGGAGATCGTGCACGAGCGCGCGGTCCTGCGCCGCCTGGTCGAGGCGGGGACACGCATCACACAGATGGGATACGCGGCGGACGGCGACGTCGATGAGATCGTCAACAGCGCCCAGGCCGAGATCTATGCGGTCACCGAGCAGCGCACCACCGAGGACTATCTGCCGCTCGGCGACATCATGGAGGGCGCGCTCGACGAGATCGAGGCGATCGGGTCCCGGTCGGGGGAGATGACCGGGGTGCCGACCGGCTTCACAGACCTCGACTCGCTCACCAACGGTCTTCACCCGGGCCAGATGATCATCATCGCCGCCCGTCCCGCCATGGGTAAGTCGACGCTGGCCCTGGACTTCGCGCGGGCCTGCTCGATCAAGCACAACATGCCCAGCGTGATCTTCTCGCTCGAAATGGGCCGCAACGAGATCGCGATGCGTCTGCTGTCGGCCGAGGCGCGTGTGGCCCTGCACCACATGAGGTCCGGCACGATGACCGACGAGGACTGGACCCGGCTCGCACGCCGTATGCCGGACGTCTCCGCCGCCCCGCTCTACATCGACGACTCGCCGAACCTGTCGATGATGGAGATCCGCGCCAAGTGCCGACGCCTCAAGCAGCGCGCCGATCTGAAGCTCGTGGTCATCGACTATCTGCAGCTGATGCAGTCGGGCGGCAAGAGATCCGAGAGCCGCCAGCAGGAGGTCTCCGACATGTCGCGAAACCTGAAGCTGCTGGCCAAGGAGCTGGAGCTGCCGGTGATCGCACTGTCTCAGCTCAACCGTGGCCCCGAGCAGCGCACTGACAAGAAGCCCATGGTCTCCGACCTGCGCGAGTCCGGATCGATCGAGCAGGACGCGGACATGGTGATCCTGCTGCACCGTGAGGACGCGTACGAGAAGGAGTCACCGCGCGCCGGCGAGGCGGACATCATCGTGGGCAAGCACCGTAACGGCCCGACGGCCACGATCACGGTGGCCTTCCAGGGCCACTACTCGCGCTTCGTGGACATGGCGCAGACCTGA